In Erigeron canadensis isolate Cc75 chromosome 6, C_canadensis_v1, whole genome shotgun sequence, the following are encoded in one genomic region:
- the LOC122604097 gene encoding F-box/kelch-repeat protein At3g06240-like, whose amino-acid sequence MTDDIPIEMHVEIMKRLPVKSVAVFRSVSKAWKSMIDSRLFITDYTNFHQHHRLLIRYEVVNTFPYKKTETKYVSIVDNDTFSQHEFDTVCNVPVSFQRLNKLDLVGTSHGLFCLSGYSREDGCDKRTALIWNPSLGKSIAVDVPSVYPVLGFGVYPDTFDPMIVMISNAKHPKPVLVFTLSSRVWRVPRGNLPAKSIYFPNVSPVATHDRCIYWKAFKKNINLVVSFDMVSEDFTEINLPPSVAHWKYHRFSISKIKESLALVEYSYDAEKQVCGVWIMVEDGVSKLFTKLFTINTFETKVLGFSKNDRPIMENVIAKDGVAASLVVYESSTGAIENVWIIGKRDSFSASSYTETLLLLDELDGQFVKIQLQF is encoded by the coding sequence ATGACAGACGACATTCCCATTGAGATGCATGTAGAGATCATGAAAAGGCTTCCTGTTAAATCAGTGGCCGTATTCAGATCGGTTTCGAAAGCATGGAAATCGATGATCGACAGCCGTCTCTTTATCACCGATTACACCAACTTTCACCAGCATCACCGGCTTCTTATAAGGTATGAAGTCGTCAACACTTTCCCTTATAAAAAGACTGAAACTAAATATGTTTCCATTGTTGACAATGACACTTTCTCCCAGCACGAATTTGACACAGTTTGTAATGTTCCTGTGTCGTTTCAACGACTTAACAAACTAGATCTTGTTGGTACGTCTCATGGATTGTTTTGCTTATCCGGTTATTCTCGAGAGGATGGTTGTGATAAGCGAACTGCTCTGATTTGGAATCCTTCACTTGGAAAATCTATTGCTGTTGATGTGCCTTCTGTGTATCCTGTTTTAGGTTTTGGGGTTTATCCTGATACTTTTGACCCTATGATTGTAATGATCAGTAATGCGAAACATCCTAAACCTGTTTTGGTGTTTACCTTAAGCTCACGGGTTTGGAGAGTTCCACGTGGTAACCTGCCTGCTAAGTCAATTTATTTTCCAAACGTGTCTCCAGTAGCTACACATGATCGGTGTATTTATTGGAAAGCTTTTAAGAAGAATATTAATCTTGTTGTTTCGTTTGATATGGTGAGTGAAGACTTTACAGAAATAAACCTCCCTCCTAGTGTAGCACACTGGAAATATCATCGTTTCTCTATCTCTAAAATAAAGGAGTCTCTTGCTCTAGTTGAATACTCTTATGACGCCGAGAAACAAGTTTGTGGTGTATGGATTATGGTGGAGGATGGCGTATCAAAATTGTTCACAAAGCTATTCACTATCAACACATTTGAGACTAAGGTTCTAGGGTTTAGTAAGAATGACCGACCTATTATGGAAAACGTTATAGCTAAAGATGGGGTAGCAGCATCACTTGTAGTTTATGAATCAAGCACAGGAGCCATCGAGAACGTGTGGATTATTGGCAAACGTGATTCATTCTCTGCAAGTTCCTACACGGAAACTTTGCTTTTGCTGGATGAGTTAGATGGGCAATTTGTCAAGATCCAATTGCAGTTTTAG